The region CCGCCAGTTCCGCGGGCTGCCGCGGCGGGCCTGGTGGATGCTCGCCATCGCCGCGCTCGGGCTGATCGGCAACTACCTCGGCTACCTGCTCGGGCTGAACTACACCTCGCCGGCGAACGCCCAGCTGCTGATCCAGCTGGCGCCGCTGCTGATGGCCGCCGGCGGCGTGGTGGTGTTCAAGGAGCGACTCAACCGCGCGCAGTGGTTCGGCTACGCGGCGGTCGCGGGCGGGCTGGCGCTGTTCTTTGTCGAGCAGCACGGCCGCGCCGCGGCGCCGTCCACCTATGCCTTCGGCGGCTGGCTGATCGTCGGCGCCGCCGCCACCTGGGCGGCCTACGCGCTGGTGCAGAAGCAGCTGCTGCGGCGGCTCGACTCGCAAGTCATCCTGTGGGTGATCTACGCCGCCGCGGCGGTGCTGCTGCTGCCGCTCGCCAGCCCGTCGAAACTGCTCGCGGTCGACGGCGCGCACTGGGTGGCGGTGATCTATTGCGCGCTCAACACCATCGGCGCGTACGGCGCCTTCGCCGAGGCCCTGGCGCACTGGGAAGCCTCGCGCGTCAGCGCCATCCTCGCGATGACCCCGCTGCTCACGGTCGCCACCGTCAGCGCCTTCGCCGCCTTCATGCCCGGCCTCGTCGCCCCCGAACGCATCGGCGCCATCGGCTGGATCGGCGCGCTCGCGGTGGTCGGCGGCTCGGCGGCGGTCAGCTTGCTGGGGTCGCGTCGCTGAGGTTTTCGCTTCGGGCGGATCGGTTCAACGCGGAGACGCAGAGGACGCCGAGAAAGGCAGAGAAGCGCTGCGAACCTGGGCCTTTGCCTTGCTCTGCGTCCTCTGCGTCTCCGCGTTTGACCGGTCCCGGGCTGGCGCCCGACCGAGCTTGACACCCTGCGTGTCTCGCCTGACCATTCCTTACGCTTCGTGCGAACGTAAGGAGAATGCGATGAGCGAAGCCACCCTGACCTCCAAGGGCCAGACCACCATTCCGCGCGAATTGCGCGAGCAACTGGGCCTGGTCGCCGGTACGCGCCTGGTATTCACCGTGCTGGACGACGGCAGCATGCTGGTGCGCGCGAAGCAACGTCCGGTCAGCAGCCTCCGCGGCTTGCTCAAGACCGACAAGCGCCAGCCACTCGGCGCCTTGCGGCGCTGAGCGTGCTCGCGCTCGACACAAATGTCCTG is a window of Rhodanobacteraceae bacterium DNA encoding:
- a CDS encoding DMT family transporter produces the protein MPLHAPSGRWRLGLALAIATALFWATLPVALKVSLEVVDAFTLTWFRFLFATLALGAFIAWRGQFRQFRGLPRRAWWMLAIAALGLIGNYLGYLLGLNYTSPANAQLLIQLAPLLMAAGGVVVFKERLNRAQWFGYAAVAGGLALFFVEQHGRAAAPSTYAFGGWLIVGAAATWAAYALVQKQLLRRLDSQVILWVIYAAAAVLLLPLASPSKLLAVDGAHWVAVIYCALNTIGAYGAFAEALAHWEASRVSAILAMTPLLTVATVSAFAAFMPGLVAPERIGAIGWIGALAVVGGSAAVSLLGSRR
- a CDS encoding AbrB/MazE/SpoVT family DNA-binding domain-containing protein, giving the protein MSEATLTSKGQTTIPRELREQLGLVAGTRLVFTVLDDGSMLVRAKQRPVSSLRGLLKTDKRQPLGALRR